A single Methanolobus sp. ZRKC5 DNA region contains:
- a CDS encoding NAD(P)H-dependent oxidoreductase, whose amino-acid sequence MNILYIFAHPEPKSFNSFMREIAVKELEEKGNRVRHSDLYTMGFKPVLDKTDFLQRKKTDSFNPFIEQITASKEGTFSDDIMAEMEKVKWADVLIFHFPIYFTAMPAIMKGWIDRVFAAGFAFSPIKDRVYENGLLKGKKVMMVISTGAEEEWYSMAGKHGDIRELLRYISHCTFEYVGMEVIDTHITFGAGKMTAEKVDEELNRYLKKLNLLFKNS is encoded by the coding sequence ATGAACATTTTATACATTTTTGCACATCCTGAACCGAAATCTTTCAATTCGTTCATGAGAGAGATAGCTGTAAAAGAACTTGAGGAGAAGGGCAATAGAGTAAGACATTCTGACCTTTATACAATGGGTTTCAAGCCGGTGCTAGACAAAACTGATTTTCTACAACGCAAGAAAACAGACTCATTCAACCCATTCATTGAACAGATCACAGCAAGTAAGGAAGGTACTTTTTCCGATGATATAATGGCAGAGATGGAAAAAGTAAAATGGGCAGATGTCCTGATCTTCCATTTTCCCATCTATTTTACCGCAATGCCAGCCATCATGAAAGGGTGGATAGATAGAGTCTTTGCAGCGGGTTTTGCCTTCAGTCCGATAAAAGATAGAGTCTATGAGAATGGATTATTGAAAGGCAAGAAAGTAATGATGGTAATAAGTACCGGTGCAGAAGAAGAATGGTACTCTATGGCAGGTAAACACGGAGATATCCGGGAATTGTTAAGGTACATTAGCCACTGTACATTCGAGTATGTAGGAATGGAAGTGATTGATACCCACATAACATTCGGAGCGGGAAAAATGACTGCTGAAAAAGTAGATGAAGAATTGAACAGGTATCTGAAAAAGTTAAACCTGCTTTTCAAGAACTCATAA